The following nucleotide sequence is from Mesorhizobium sp. J8.
ATTCGCTCGTCAACGACATTATCATGCCGATCGTCGGCGCGATCTTCGGCGGGCTGGACTTCAACAATTACTTCTTCGGGCTGTCCTCGAACGTCCATTCGGCCACGCTGGCCGAGGCCAAGAAAGAAGGCGCCGTCTTCGCCTACGGCTCCTTCATCACCGTGGTGCTGAATTTCCTGATCCTGGCCTTCATCATCTTCCTGATGGTCAAGGCGGTGAACAATCTGCGCAAGCGGCTGGAACGAGAAAAGCCAGCCGCTCCCGCGGCCCCGCCGCCGGCCGACGTGCAGCTCCTGACGGAAATCCGCGACCTGCTCGCCAGGAGATGACGCAGAGGGGGTGCTCTGGACCAAAACCC
It contains:
- the mscL gene encoding large conductance mechanosensitive channel protein MscL, translating into MLKEFQEFISKGNVMDLAVGVIIGAAFGKIVDSLVNDIIMPIVGAIFGGLDFNNYFFGLSSNVHSATLAEAKKEGAVFAYGSFITVVLNFLILAFIIFLMVKAVNNLRKRLEREKPAAPAAPPPADVQLLTEIRDLLARR